In Helicobacter bilis, a genomic segment contains:
- a CDS encoding type I restriction-modification system subunit M, whose product MQIHQFQPIISFIWSVADDLLRDVYVKGKYRDVILPMTILRRLDVILEPTKDKVLETYNKHKDKIDKDTLNTLLCKTSEATFYNHSNFTLKKLLDDPKNIRINFENYLEGFSENIKDIITKFKFQNQLDTLEDAKILYGVIERFCSAKINLSMHPIFNDKNELIHKGLSNLGMGYVFEELIRRFNEENNEEAGEHFTPRELIELMTHLVFLPIKDRIQKGAFTIYDNACGSGGMLTESKEFITDEKGLIQSKATIYLYGQEINPETYAICKADMLIKGENPDNIKYGSTLSEDKLSGEKFDFMLTNPPYGKSWEKDQKELDVSKKGGITTCNDPRFQVGITSKSDGQMMFLLNQLSKMKKPSENNGVGSRIASVHNGSSLFNSDSGMVAIRKYIIENDLLEAIIALPTNMFYNTGIPTFIWILTNNKTESKKGKVQLINATKETYYTKMKKSLGQKQNNMTKEHIDKITNLFLANKENDDCKIYDNTEFGYAKITIERPKSIEILLNDEKFQALEQKDELVSKLKELEANPQDFTSKEDFINFLDVKLKKAEENLLIDSDKTNNTEKIPLTQDIKSYYETEVKPYVPNSWIAWDTLNIGYEILFNKYFYTYTAPRSLESINKDLQDLEQETQDLLKQILC is encoded by the coding sequence ATGCAAATCCATCAATTTCAGCCCATCATTAGTTTTATTTGGAGTGTAGCAGATGATTTATTACGCGATGTGTATGTGAAAGGAAAATACCGCGATGTTATCCTGCCTATGACGATTTTAAGGCGACTAGATGTTATCCTAGAGCCGACAAAAGATAAAGTCCTAGAAACCTATAACAAACATAAAGACAAGATAGACAAAGATACTCTAAATACTTTACTATGCAAAACAAGTGAAGCTACATTTTATAACCACTCAAATTTCACACTTAAAAAGCTCTTAGATGACCCCAAAAACATTAGAATCAATTTTGAAAACTACCTTGAAGGCTTTAGTGAAAATATCAAAGACATTATCACAAAGTTTAAATTTCAAAATCAGCTTGACACGCTAGAAGATGCAAAAATTCTTTATGGCGTTATAGAGAGATTCTGCTCTGCAAAAATAAATCTCTCTATGCACCCTATTTTCAACGATAAAAATGAGCTTATCCACAAAGGCTTAAGCAATCTTGGTATGGGCTATGTCTTTGAAGAGCTTATAAGAAGATTTAATGAAGAGAATAACGAAGAAGCTGGGGAACATTTCACGCCCAGAGAGCTTATAGAGCTTATGACACATTTAGTCTTTTTACCTATAAAAGATAGAATCCAAAAAGGTGCTTTTACTATCTATGATAATGCGTGTGGAAGTGGCGGTATGCTTACAGAATCTAAAGAGTTTATCACAGATGAAAAAGGGCTTATCCAATCTAAAGCTACAATTTATCTCTACGGGCAGGAGATAAACCCAGAAACCTACGCCATTTGTAAAGCCGATATGCTGATAAAGGGCGAAAATCCCGACAATATCAAATACGGCTCAACCCTAAGCGAAGATAAGCTAAGCGGCGAAAAATTTGACTTTATGCTGACAAATCCCCCTTATGGCAAATCGTGGGAAAAAGACCAAAAAGAATTAGATGTCAGCAAAAAGGGCGGAATCACCACTTGCAATGACCCAAGATTTCAGGTAGGCATTACAAGTAAAAGCGATGGGCAGATGATGTTTTTACTTAACCAACTAAGCAAGATGAAAAAGCCAAGCGAGAATAATGGCGTAGGCTCTCGCATAGCCTCCGTGCATAATGGCAGCTCACTTTTTAATAGCGATAGCGGTATGGTAGCTATCCGTAAATACATCATAGAAAACGACCTCCTAGAAGCCATCATCGCCTTGCCTACAAATATGTTTTATAACACAGGCATTCCCACTTTTATATGGATTCTAACCAACAACAAAACAGAATCTAAAAAAGGCAAAGTCCAGCTCATAAACGCCACAAAAGAGACATATTACACAAAGATGAAAAAGTCCTTAGGGCAAAAGCAAAATAATATGACAAAAGAGCATATAGACAAGATTACAAATCTTTTCTTAGCAAATAAAGAAAATGATGATTGTAAAATTTATGATAACACCGAGTTTGGTTATGCTAAAATCACCATTGAGAGACCAAAAAGCATAGAAATTTTACTAAACGATGAGAAATTTCAAGCCCTAGAGCAAAAAGATGAGCTTGTATCAAAGCTTAAGGAGCTAGAGGCAAATCCGCAAGATTTCACAAGCAAAGAAGACTTTATAAACTTCCTTGATGTCAAACTCAAAAAAGCAGAGGAAAATTTACTCATAGATAGCGATAAGACAAACAACACAGAGAAAATCCCCCTAACACAAGATATAAAAAGCTACTATGAAACCGAAGTAAAGCCCTATGTACCAAACTCGTGGATAGCGTGGGATACTCTAAACATAGGCTATGAGATTTTGTTTAACAAATATTTCTATACCTACACAGCCCCACGAAGCCTAGAATCTATCAATAAAGACTTACAAGACTTAGAGCAAGAAACGCAGGATTTATTAAAGCAGATTTTATGTTAG
- a CDS encoding DNA-processing protein DprA yields MHTIITQSEFLESSALAKYLSMDKIALLDDLIHKAKENNLKSKHLYKAFNGVFAHGNLSLLKKPKVAIIGTRSPNQYAKQMTTQLANTLSQKGFVIVSGGAIGIDSIAHLNANNNAILILPCGIDAIYPKENATLINNLAQNGLVLSEYSGTYKPMKHTFLERNRLIIAWSDIIIIPQADIKSGSSSSANLAITLQKPLFVLPHRLHESRGTQELLHAQKAQCIYDIESFVKNACEIHNIAYMQEIKDPLLEFAYNNGLFEDALKLFGDLVFAYELEGKIKRNGLYIVPC; encoded by the coding sequence ATGCACACAATCATCACTCAAAGTGAATTTTTAGAATCTAGTGCGTTAGCCAAATATCTCTCAATGGATAAAATCGCTTTACTTGACGATTTAATACATAAGGCAAAAGAAAATAATCTCAAAAGCAAACATTTATACAAAGCATTTAATGGAGTCTTTGCGCATGGGAATCTATCCCTACTCAAAAAGCCAAAAGTAGCCATCATTGGCACAAGATCGCCAAATCAATATGCAAAACAAATGACTACACAACTAGCAAACACGCTTTCACAAAAAGGCTTTGTAATCGTTAGCGGTGGGGCTATTGGCATTGATTCTATCGCACATTTAAACGCGAATAATAACGCCATTCTTATTTTGCCCTGCGGTATTGATGCAATCTATCCCAAAGAAAATGCTACTTTGATTAATAATCTAGCACAAAATGGGCTGGTTTTAAGCGAATATAGCGGCACCTATAAGCCCATGAAGCATACATTTTTAGAGAGAAATCGCTTGATAATTGCATGGAGTGATATCATAATCATACCCCAAGCAGATATAAAAAGTGGCTCAAGCTCATCGGCAAATCTAGCCATAACCCTGCAAAAGCCCCTTTTTGTATTGCCCCATAGATTGCACGAAAGTCGCGGCACACAAGAGTTGCTGCACGCACAGAAGGCGCAATGTATCTATGATATAGAATCTTTTGTAAAAAATGCTTGTGAGATTCACAATATCGCCTATATGCAAGAGATAAAAGACCCGCTTTTAGAGTTTGCATACAATAATGGATTGTTTGAAGATGCCTTAAAACTTTTTGGAGATTTAGTCTTTGCGTATGAACTAGAGGGCAAGATTAAACGCAATGGTTTATATATTGTGCCTTGCTAA
- the surE gene encoding 5'/3'-nucleotidase SurE produces MKKTIFLTNDDGYFSQGLIALRNALSDIARVVVVAPAHEKSACGHGLCVSKPLQLIELEKDFYKLDDGSPTDCVYVGLCELFSNTKPDLLISGINIGANLGEDTTYSGTVAGAMEGALHGIQSIAISQCINDKHGEDNKLANRDFTLALDTIKQLSFDILHNNYTIGHRKLLNINIPAISKDECKGIKATQLGYRIYNSKAQVMQNPRGQKYHWIGLNPLQWQERDNADNPYLKDNFYTRKDMKIISDFSAVANNYISITPMQLDMTDYACMQSLHSYCVEKE; encoded by the coding sequence ATGAAAAAAACAATTTTTTTAACAAATGATGATGGCTATTTTAGTCAAGGCTTGATTGCCCTGCGTAACGCTTTAAGTGATATTGCACGCGTTGTGGTCGTAGCCCCAGCCCATGAAAAGTCAGCATGCGGTCATGGTTTATGTGTGAGTAAGCCTCTGCAACTTATAGAATTGGAAAAAGATTTCTACAAGCTTGATGATGGCAGTCCAACTGATTGCGTGTATGTTGGCTTGTGTGAGCTTTTTTCTAACACAAAACCAGATTTGCTTATATCAGGGATTAATATCGGTGCAAATTTGGGCGAAGATACAACATATTCTGGCACGGTCGCAGGTGCAATGGAGGGGGCATTGCATGGGATACAAAGTATTGCCATTTCACAATGTATTAACGACAAACATGGCGAAGACAATAAACTAGCAAATCGTGATTTCACACTAGCCCTTGATACAATAAAGCAACTCTCATTTGATATATTGCATAATAACTATACGATTGGACACAGAAAACTACTCAATATCAACATTCCTGCAATCTCAAAAGATGAATGCAAGGGCATTAAAGCTACACAGCTTGGATATAGAATCTATAATTCAAAAGCACAAGTCATGCAAAACCCACGCGGACAGAAATACCACTGGATAGGCTTAAATCCATTGCAATGGCAAGAAAGAGATAATGCGGATAATCCATACTTAAAAGATAATTTTTACACTCGTAAAGATATGAAAATAATAAGTGATTTTTCCGCAGTAGCAAATAACTATATATCTATTACGCCTATGCAGCTTGATATGACAGATTATGCATGTATGCAATCTTTGCATTCATATTGCGTGGAGAAAGAATAA
- a CDS encoding DMT family transporter, whose amino-acid sequence MRQSAMSGILFMFAASLTFSLMNACVKLLDSMSSMELIFFRHVFTVVCIGIWWCFYPPFKPDSKPRKKGGYLRLLMRSLTGGLAMLAMFYNIATISLGTASAFAQTMPIYIVLFTLLFTKEHVRLPIILATMIGFVGVICICDIRTESLGIDNIIAGIINGIMMALAYMSLKDLKEYFNESSMIMGFAMTMVVVGGVFMFIEIPHLSGFSIPNVREWIGILILGILGTLGQMFLTRAFILAPAGLISPLDYMRIVWGVIFGVMLGDSLPNMMTLSGITLIIISGVLIAMPVFLQDYKKYKNKSLKP is encoded by the coding sequence ATGCGTCAAAGTGCTATGAGCGGCATTTTATTCATGTTTGCTGCTTCACTTACTTTTTCTTTAATGAATGCGTGTGTTAAGCTTTTAGATTCCATGTCTTCTATGGAGCTTATATTTTTTCGTCATGTTTTCACGGTGGTTTGTATAGGTATTTGGTGGTGTTTTTATCCACCTTTTAAGCCAGATTCTAAACCACGCAAAAAAGGTGGCTATTTGAGATTACTTATGCGTTCTCTTACAGGTGGATTAGCTATGCTTGCTATGTTTTATAATATCGCTACTATCTCGCTTGGGACTGCTTCAGCCTTTGCACAGACTATGCCTATTTATATTGTGTTATTTACACTGCTTTTTACAAAAGAGCATGTGAGATTACCCATCATATTAGCAACGATGATAGGCTTTGTTGGGGTGATTTGTATCTGTGATATACGCACTGAAAGTCTAGGGATTGATAATATTATTGCAGGTATTATTAATGGAATCATGATGGCATTAGCTTATATGAGTTTAAAGGACTTGAAAGAATATTTTAATGAATCAAGTATGATTATGGGCTTTGCCATGACTATGGTTGTCGTTGGTGGGGTGTTTATGTTTATTGAGATTCCACATTTATCTGGCTTTAGCATACCAAATGTGCGTGAATGGATAGGTATCCTTATCTTAGGGATACTTGGGACTTTAGGACAAATGTTTCTAACAAGGGCTTTCATACTAGCCCCTGCTGGGCTTATATCCCCGCTTGATTATATGCGTATTGTATGGGGTGTGATTTTTGGAGTAATGCTTGGAGATTCTCTGCCTAATATGATGACATTAAGCGGCATTACACTCATTATCATATCTGGTGTTTTGATAGCTATGCCTGTGTTTTTACAAGACTATAAAAAGTATAAAAACAAGAGTCTAAAACCTTAG
- a CDS encoding HP0268 family nuclease — translation MELKLAKESLKADIKANTITFEAMAKKVEESGSKGAIFYLDRENAEKDLKKLESFFKGKNHHTLIRELRYSMDTKDYIYEVHIL, via the coding sequence ATGGAACTAAAACTTGCTAAAGAAAGTCTCAAGGCAGATATCAAGGCAAACACCATTACATTTGAAGCAATGGCAAAAAAGGTGGAAGAAAGCGGTAGCAAAGGTGCAATATTTTATCTTGATAGAGAAAATGCGGAAAAAGATTTGAAAAAACTTGAGAGCTTTTTCAAAGGGAAAAATCATCACACGCTTATACGAGAATTGCGTTATAGCATGGATACAAAGGATTATATTTACGAAGTGCATATTTTATAA
- a CDS encoding type II toxin-antitoxin system death-on-curing family toxin, giving the protein MKYLSLQEVQIMHDDIINEIGGLSGANPKQIALLDSALTQIQNDDYYPSFIDKLTHLMFACVKFHPFADGNKRTALYIAKAFIKLNRPDSLPADFYQRLEDVIVSVASGEISKDELAQILSAMLKGN; this is encoded by the coding sequence ATGAAATATCTAAGCTTACAAGAAGTGCAAATAATGCACGATGATATTATCAATGAAATAGGCGGACTAAGTGGGGCAAATCCTAAGCAAATCGCCCTTTTAGATTCTGCACTAACACAAATCCAAAACGATGATTACTACCCAAGCTTTATAGATAAGCTTACCCATTTAATGTTTGCTTGTGTGAAGTTCCACCCCTTTGCAGATGGCAATAAACGCACCGCACTTTACATAGCAAAAGCCTTTATCAAGCTAAACCGCCCAGATTCTCTCCCTGCTGATTTCTACCAAAGGCTAGAAGATGTAATTGTAAGCGTAGCAAGTGGTGAGATAAGCAAAGATGAGTTGGCACAAATCTTAAGTGCTATGCTAAAAGGCAACTAA
- a CDS encoding FIST signal transduction protein: MFGFRKKQQKEQITTHIVSLYLKSHEIEERLNNLTIQPKLAIGYLMPNMDFASIANKIKQTLPHDCVVILASSSGLLCSQDELKTCDKFYGNDMEGDGVAIMLFAEGMIEHIHVHTLPLHKDSADINAQISQLESEVRKVNLPFKATHTDTLGYVLVDGLSGSESFLMEAIYNAGKLPCFYVGGSAGGKLDFKNTYIYNNTSVVQNVAVLTYVKLRESYRFGIFKTQNFAPTNTHFVVLDADMKTRVITDFLDTKTYTQVNALQALATHFNCPVEKVPTYMQEYTFGVKIQDEIYVRSVANFDIENGKICLYCDVDKGEEILLLKRTDFIESTKKRLRRVCKK; the protein is encoded by the coding sequence ATGTTTGGTTTTAGAAAAAAACAACAAAAAGAGCAAATTACAACACATATAGTAAGCCTATATCTTAAAAGTCATGAGATAGAAGAAAGGCTTAATAATCTCACCATTCAGCCAAAATTAGCCATTGGCTATCTTATGCCAAATATGGATTTTGCAAGTATTGCAAATAAGATAAAACAGACATTACCACATGATTGCGTTGTGATTTTAGCAAGTTCATCTGGGCTTTTATGCAGTCAAGATGAGCTAAAAACATGTGATAAATTTTATGGTAATGATATGGAGGGTGATGGTGTTGCTATCATGCTTTTTGCCGAAGGTATGATAGAGCATATACATGTGCATACGCTGCCCCTGCATAAAGATTCTGCTGATATAAATGCACAAATCTCACAGCTTGAAAGTGAAGTAAGAAAGGTGAACTTACCCTTTAAAGCCACGCATACAGATACGCTAGGGTATGTGCTTGTTGATGGGCTTAGTGGTAGTGAGAGCTTCTTGATGGAAGCGATTTATAATGCAGGTAAATTGCCATGTTTTTATGTGGGTGGAAGTGCTGGTGGAAAGCTTGATTTCAAAAACACCTACATTTATAATAACACGAGCGTTGTGCAAAATGTAGCGGTGCTAACCTATGTCAAATTGCGTGAAAGTTATCGTTTTGGAATCTTTAAAACACAAAATTTTGCACCTACAAATACACATTTTGTAGTGCTTGATGCTGATATGAAAACACGCGTTATTACAGATTTTTTAGACACAAAAACCTATACGCAAGTAAATGCCCTGCAAGCCCTTGCCACACATTTTAACTGCCCTGTTGAAAAAGTCCCAACTTATATGCAAGAATACACATTTGGTGTAAAAATACAAGATGAAATCTATGTGCGTTCAGTAGCAAATTTTGATATAGAAAATGGCAAAATATGTCTTTATTGCGATGTTGATAAGGGAGAAGAGATTCTGCTTTTAAAAAGAACTGACTTTATAGAATCTACAAAAAAAAGATTACGAAGAGTTTGCAAGAAATAA
- a CDS encoding endonuclease III, whose product MLPPFLQNIEINDGFDLLVILRQHYNVGDKQSWWWPSFLSLRVENGIEINGAAQIEMDLSLCFAAILGQNTKYEYAATSLSNLYMFFYNNLTKNLNDDIHLYSNYPNPQLTQIAQPHYQDLILKQLANLLPQDIMPLIRISGFYQQKATRLVALAKNIIKDFETFHNFSLHVTKEWLLSQKGIGLESASSILNYALKREEMVVDSYTQRLLGHCGLLFDDYHSMQDFLTQNLYRASDLYGDMPLAQVMARFHGKIVECSKQYKLAKLTYLR is encoded by the coding sequence ATGTTACCACCTTTTCTACAAAATATAGAGATTAATGATGGATTTGACTTGCTTGTGATTTTACGCCAACATTATAATGTCGGGGATAAGCAAAGCTGGTGGTGGCCTAGCTTCTTGTCTTTGCGTGTAGAAAATGGCATTGAGATAAATGGAGCAGCACAGATTGAGATGGATTTAAGCCTTTGCTTTGCTGCTATTTTAGGACAGAATACAAAGTATGAATATGCTGCTACTAGCCTTAGTAATCTCTACATGTTTTTTTATAATAATCTTACAAAAAACCTAAATGATGATATACATCTATATAGCAATTATCCTAATCCACAACTCACACAAATCGCCCAACCACATTATCAAGATTTGATACTCAAGCAACTTGCAAATCTTTTGCCACAAGATATTATGCCTCTTATTAGAATCTCTGGATTCTATCAGCAAAAAGCAACGCGTTTAGTCGCCCTAGCGAAAAATATTATAAAGGATTTTGAAACTTTTCATAATTTCTCACTACATGTTACAAAAGAGTGGCTTTTATCTCAAAAAGGCATTGGGCTTGAGAGTGCATCAAGTATTTTAAACTATGCGTTAAAAAGAGAAGAAATGGTGGTTGATAGCTATACACAACGCTTACTTGGGCATTGCGGTTTGCTTTTTGATGATTATCACTCAATGCAAGACTTTTTAACACAGAATCTTTATAGGGCAAGTGATTTGTATGGTGATATGCCATTAGCACAAGTTATGGCAAGGTTTCATGGAAAAATCGTTGAATGTAGTAAGCAGTATAAGTTAGCAAAACTTACTTATCTAAGATAA
- a CDS encoding Bax inhibitor-1/YccA family protein: MGIYDRNYTQNTQEVDYQSSYSDTALVNFVKTTYKFFAGSLLLATIGALVGFYDPVLVAQYRIPIFVLELALIFGLGFVQDKPGINLAVFAAFAFISGLALVPLLSFVMAKNSAIVAQALAMTTIIFGIMSIFALKTKKDLANMGTALFWSVLVIFVFGLLNMFVFKSPMFQFAIASAVVLIFSLYIAYDTQNIVRGRYDNPIMAAISLYLDVLNIFTALLQILGLSNKD; encoded by the coding sequence ATGGGAATTTATGATAGAAATTACACTCAAAATACACAAGAAGTAGATTATCAATCTTCATATAGTGATACTGCTCTTGTGAATTTTGTAAAAACGACATATAAATTTTTTGCAGGCAGTTTGCTTTTAGCGACAATAGGTGCATTGGTTGGGTTTTATGATCCTGTTTTGGTTGCACAATATAGAATTCCAATTTTTGTGCTTGAACTTGCACTGATTTTTGGTCTGGGTTTTGTGCAAGATAAGCCCGGTATTAATCTGGCTGTATTTGCCGCATTTGCTTTCATTAGTGGTTTGGCTTTGGTCCCGCTTTTATCGTTTGTGATGGCGAAAAATTCGGCGATTGTAGCTCAAGCTCTTGCTATGACTACTATTATTTTTGGTATCATGAGTATTTTTGCTTTGAAAACTAAAAAAGATTTGGCAAATATGGGGACTGCATTATTCTGGTCAGTGCTTGTGATTTTTGTATTTGGTCTTTTAAATATGTTTGTTTTCAAAAGCCCTATGTTTCAGTTTGCAATTGCAAGTGCAGTAGTGCTTATCTTTAGTTTGTATATCGCTTATGATACACAAAATATTGTAAGAGGTCGTTATGATAATCCTATTATGGCGGCTATCTCTTTATACCTTGATGTGTTGAATATCTTTACTGCATTACTGCAGATATTAGGTCTTTCAAATAAGGATTAA
- a CDS encoding ATP-grasp fold amidoligase family protein: MALETLADLGGRSYLSDMTIHHNSANRPNCIDKGVNLENLEPTQNTPQNPIPNQATQNLSSLLTKDSLLFKPIDTLTQELFNTNSCPYLPKLYGIYKSVNEIDFSKLPQSFVLKTNHDCGGVVLVKDKDTFLKDSKSFNEAITKLTNHLNTNFYTLYREWHYKDIEPRIFAEEMLGEQERGIEGQILLPNIDTTAISINVLVYRFFTFGETKYIQASDMDVYGTRYFYDANWNFQPFSYNNKILSDELPKPKILEESVMIANMLSYLFSFVRVDLYIMPQKVIVGELTFTPEGGTCKFTPNEWDRKLGELWK; the protein is encoded by the coding sequence GTGGCTTTGGAGACTTTGGCTGACTTAGGGGGTAGGAGTTATCTAAGCGATATGACTATCCATCACAATTCAGCCAATCGCCCAAATTGCATAGACAAGGGAGTAAATTTAGAGAATCTAGAACCCACACAAAACACACCACAAAATCCTATACCTAACCAAGCAACACAGAATCTAAGCTCACTTCTTACTAAAGATTCCTTGCTTTTTAAGCCAATAGACACACTCACACAAGAACTCTTTAATACAAACTCTTGCCCTTATTTACCAAAACTCTATGGAATCTATAAAAGTGTTAATGAGATTGATTTCTCTAAACTTCCACAAAGCTTTGTATTAAAGACAAATCACGATTGTGGTGGTGTAGTCTTAGTGAAAGATAAAGACACTTTTTTAAAAGATTCTAAAAGCTTTAATGAAGCTATAACTAAACTCACAAATCATTTAAACACAAACTTTTACACACTTTATAGAGAATGGCATTATAAAGATATAGAGCCTAGAATCTTTGCGGAGGAGATGTTGGGGGAGCAAGAGAGGGGTATAGAGGGTCAAATACTTTTGCCAAATATAGATACAACGGCAATAAGTATTAATGTATTGGTGTATAGATTTTTTACTTTTGGTGAGACAAAATACATACAAGCGAGCGATATGGATGTTTATGGCACAAGATATTTTTATGATGCAAACTGGAATTTTCAGCCGTTTAGCTACAATAATAAAATTTTGTCAGATGAGCTACCAAAGCCAAAAATATTGGAAGAATCTGTAATGATAGCCAATATGTTATCATATCTATTTAGTTTTGTAAGAGTTGATTTATATATTATGCCTCAAAAAGTAATTGTAGGGGAACTTACTTTTACCCCAGAAGGTGGCACATGCAAATTCACCCCGAACGAATGGGATAGAAAACTAGGGGAGTTGTGGAAATAA
- the mqnF gene encoding aminofutalosine deaminase family hydrolase, whose product MFKIIRTDMKLIGTSIMLPCDEVWEVVEHGGIIIDSGMIKEVGDFNSLRQKYSNCDFVFYKNHVMLPAFINSHIHFEFSKNDTSFCYGDFDIWLDSVMANRGEVLKHNTQAMQQAIRTQKRSGVGSVCAISSYDLDLELLLDSKLKVIYCHEVLGAMESDFTQQALNISNRLEKTLSLKNATFTPALALHAPYSINPKIAHYVVELAMRYNLLLSTHFLESRQELEWLSENTGYFKEFYAKNFQVKDAKAHFSIDSFLDLLGDIHTLFVHCLYADSNLKERLLKQGSIISCPRSNLLLQGKMGLNHIIATDGKSSNADVDILEEIRYALFATLSQDKAQDIESLSKDLIYSITRNSAKALGLNNGSLKAGKCADIVLFKLPFNRLDNIAQSFILHAKQAARLLVNGNDVL is encoded by the coding sequence ATGTTTAAAATAATAAGGACAGATATGAAACTCATAGGCACAAGCATAATGCTCCCTTGCGATGAAGTATGGGAGGTTGTAGAACATGGTGGTATTATCATTGATTCTGGTATGATTAAAGAAGTTGGCGATTTTAATTCATTGAGACAAAAATATAGTAATTGCGATTTTGTGTTTTATAAAAATCATGTTATGCTACCAGCTTTTATTAACTCTCATATACATTTTGAATTTAGCAAGAATGATACAAGTTTTTGTTATGGGGATTTTGATATATGGCTTGATAGCGTTATGGCAAATCGTGGTGAAGTCCTAAAGCACAATACACAGGCAATGCAGCAGGCTATAAGGACGCAAAAGCGTAGTGGCGTGGGCAGTGTCTGTGCGATTAGTAGCTATGATTTGGATTTAGAGTTATTATTAGATTCTAAACTCAAAGTGATTTATTGCCATGAAGTGTTGGGGGCAATGGAGAGTGATTTCACACAACAAGCCCTAAATATCTCAAATCGCCTTGAAAAGACTTTGTCTTTAAAAAATGCTACATTTACACCCGCATTAGCCTTGCACGCACCATATTCCATAAATCCAAAAATAGCACATTATGTGGTTGAGCTTGCTATGCGTTATAACCTTTTGCTTTCAACACATTTTTTAGAATCTAGACAAGAGTTAGAATGGCTTAGTGAGAATACAGGGTATTTTAAGGAATTTTATGCAAAGAATTTTCAGGTAAAAGATGCAAAGGCACATTTTAGCATAGATAGCTTTTTAGATTTATTAGGCGATATACATACTCTTTTTGTGCATTGTTTGTATGCAGATTCTAACCTTAAAGAAAGACTATTAAAACAAGGGTCTATTATCTCTTGTCCTAGATCTAACCTTTTATTGCAAGGCAAAATGGGATTAAATCATATCATTGCTACTGATGGTAAAAGCTCGAATGCTGATGTTGATATTTTAGAAGAGATTCGTTACGCACTTTTTGCGACACTTAGTCAAGATAAAGCACAAGATATAGAATCTTTAAGCAAGGATTTAATCTATTCTATCACGCGTAATAGCGCAAAAGCACTAGGTTTAAATAATGGCAGTCTTAAAGCAGGAAAATGTGCTGATATTGTGCTATTTAAATTGCCATTTAACCGCCTTGATAATATCGCTCAAAGCTTTATCTTGCATGCAAAACAAGCCGCAAGATTGCTTGTAAATGGGAATGATGTTTTATGA